In Streptantibioticus cattleyicolor NRRL 8057 = DSM 46488, a genomic segment contains:
- the sdhA gene encoding succinate dehydrogenase flavoprotein subunit, protein MQIHKYDTVIVGAGGAGMRAAIESTKRSRTAVLTKLYPTRSHTGAAQGGMAAALANVEEDNWEWHTFDTIKGGDYLVDQDAAEILAKEAIDSVLDLEKMGLPFNRTPKGLIDQRRFGGHTRNHGEAAVRRSCYAADRTGHMILQTLYQNCVKEGVEFFNEFYVLDLLLNEVDGVKRTAGVVAYELATGEIHVFQAKAVVFASGGCGKFFKVTSNAHTLTGDGQAVAWRRGLPLEDMEFFQFHPTGIWRMGILLTEGARGEGGILRNKDGERFMEKYAPVMKDLASRDVVSRAIYTEIREGRGCGPEGDHVYLDLTHLPPEQLDAKLPDITEFARTYLGIEPYTDPVPIQPTAHYAMGGIPTNVRGEVLANNTDVVPGLYAAGEVACVSVHGANRLGTNSLLDINVFGKRAGIAAADYASTADYVPLPEDPASLVTEQVESLRSATGNERVTEIRKALQETMDANAMVFRTEQTLKQAVEDIAELKQRYKNVSVQDKGKRFNTDLLEAIELGNLLDLAEVLAVSALARKESRGGHYREDFPNRDDVNFMRHTMAYREVGEDGNESIRLDYKPVVQTRYQPMERKY, encoded by the coding sequence ATGCAGATCCACAAGTACGACACCGTCATCGTCGGCGCCGGCGGCGCCGGCATGCGCGCGGCCATCGAGTCGACCAAGCGCAGCCGCACCGCCGTGCTGACCAAGCTCTACCCGACCCGCTCCCACACCGGCGCCGCCCAGGGCGGTATGGCCGCGGCCCTCGCCAACGTCGAGGAGGACAACTGGGAGTGGCACACCTTCGACACGATCAAGGGCGGTGACTACCTGGTCGACCAGGACGCCGCCGAGATCCTGGCGAAGGAGGCCATCGACTCCGTCCTCGACCTGGAGAAGATGGGCCTGCCGTTCAACCGGACCCCCAAGGGCCTGATCGACCAGCGCCGGTTCGGCGGCCACACCCGCAACCACGGTGAGGCCGCGGTGCGCCGCTCCTGCTACGCGGCGGACCGCACCGGCCACATGATCCTCCAGACGCTGTACCAGAACTGCGTCAAGGAGGGCGTGGAGTTCTTCAACGAGTTCTACGTCCTCGACCTGCTGCTCAACGAGGTGGACGGCGTCAAGCGCACCGCCGGTGTGGTCGCCTACGAGCTGGCCACCGGCGAGATCCACGTCTTCCAGGCCAAGGCGGTCGTCTTCGCCTCCGGTGGCTGCGGCAAGTTCTTCAAGGTGACCTCCAACGCGCACACCCTGACCGGTGACGGCCAGGCGGTGGCGTGGCGGCGCGGCCTGCCGCTGGAGGACATGGAGTTCTTCCAGTTCCACCCGACCGGCATCTGGCGCATGGGCATCCTGCTCACCGAGGGCGCCCGCGGTGAGGGCGGCATCCTGCGCAACAAGGACGGCGAGCGCTTCATGGAGAAGTACGCGCCGGTCATGAAGGACCTCGCCTCGCGTGACGTGGTCTCCCGCGCCATCTACACCGAGATCCGCGAGGGCCGCGGCTGCGGTCCCGAGGGCGACCACGTCTACCTCGACCTGACCCACCTGCCGCCGGAGCAGCTCGACGCCAAGCTGCCGGACATCACCGAGTTCGCCCGTACCTACCTGGGCATCGAGCCGTACACCGACCCGGTGCCGATCCAGCCGACCGCGCACTACGCGATGGGTGGCATCCCCACCAACGTGCGCGGTGAGGTGCTGGCCAACAACACCGACGTGGTGCCGGGGCTGTACGCGGCCGGCGAGGTCGCCTGCGTCTCGGTGCACGGCGCCAACCGGCTGGGCACCAACTCGCTGCTGGACATCAACGTCTTCGGCAAGCGGGCCGGCATCGCCGCCGCCGACTACGCCTCGACCGCCGACTACGTGCCGCTCCCGGAGGACCCGGCGTCCCTCGTCACCGAGCAGGTCGAGTCGCTGCGCTCGGCCACCGGCAACGAGCGGGTCACCGAGATCCGCAAGGCGCTCCAGGAGACCATGGACGCCAACGCGATGGTCTTCCGCACCGAGCAGACGCTCAAGCAGGCGGTGGAGGACATCGCCGAGCTCAAGCAGCGGTACAAGAACGTCAGCGTCCAGGACAAGGGCAAGCGGTTCAACACCGACCTGCTGGAGGCCATCGAGCTGGGCAACCTGCTCGACCTGGCCGAGGTGCTGGCCGTCTCCGCGCTGGCCCGCAAGGAGTCCCGCGGCGGTCACTACCGCGAGGACTTCCCCAACCGCGACGACGTCAACTTCATGCGGCACACCATGGCGTACCGCGAGGTTGGCGAGGACGGCAACGAGTCGATCCGCCTCGACTACAAGCCGGTCGTGCAGACCCGCTACCAGCCGATGGAGCGTAAGTACTGA
- a CDS encoding succinate dehydrogenase hydrophobic membrane anchor subunit → MSAETSVDSVELTSTSTGAHSPENPAPVIEPARARSKRSPRATRTNFEMYGWLFMRLSGIVLVVLVLGHLLIQLVLDGGVSKIGFAFVAGRWANPFWQLWDLAMLWLAMLHGANGLRTVINDYAERESTRMWLKGLLYTATVFTVFLGTLVIFTFDPNIQ, encoded by the coding sequence ATGTCTGCCGAGACCTCTGTCGACTCGGTGGAGCTGACCTCCACCAGCACGGGCGCCCACAGCCCGGAGAACCCCGCGCCCGTCATCGAGCCGGCGCGTGCCCGTAGCAAGCGCAGCCCGCGGGCGACCCGCACCAACTTCGAGATGTACGGCTGGCTGTTCATGCGGCTGTCCGGCATCGTCCTGGTGGTCCTGGTCCTCGGGCACCTGCTGATCCAGCTGGTGCTGGACGGCGGCGTGAGCAAGATCGGCTTCGCCTTCGTGGCCGGCCGCTGGGCCAACCCGTTCTGGCAGCTGTGGGACCTGGCCATGCTGTGGCTGGCCATGCTGCACGGCGCCAACGGCCTGCGGACGGTCATCAACGACTACGCCGAGCGGGAGTCCACCCGCATGTGGCTGAAGGGGCTGCTGTACACGGCAACCGTCTTCACCGTTTTCCTCGGCACGCTGGTGATCTTCACCTTCGACCCGAACATCCAGTAG
- the sdhC gene encoding succinate dehydrogenase, cytochrome b556 subunit produces the protein MPAGTLYRGREGMWSWVAHRVTGVLIFFFLFVHVLDTALVRVSPQAYDTVVSTYKNPVVNLLEYGLVAAILFHALNGLRVVAVDFWAKGPKYQRQMLWTVVGIWVVLMAGAFYPVLQHSIRLLFGS, from the coding sequence GTGCCGGCTGGAACGCTGTACCGCGGCCGGGAAGGTATGTGGTCCTGGGTGGCTCACCGAGTCACCGGCGTCCTCATCTTCTTCTTCCTGTTCGTGCACGTCCTCGACACCGCTCTCGTCCGTGTCTCCCCGCAGGCGTACGACACCGTCGTCTCGACGTACAAGAACCCCGTCGTCAACCTGCTGGAGTACGGCCTCGTCGCGGCCATCCTCTTCCACGCCCTGAACGGTCTGCGCGTCGTGGCGGTGGACTTCTGGGCCAAGGGCCCCAAGTACCAGCGCCAGATGCTGTGGACCGTCGTCGGCATCTGGGTGGTGCTGATGGCGGGCGCCTTCTACCCGGTGCTCCAGCACTCCATCCGTCTGCTGTTCGGGAGCTGA
- a CDS encoding RNA polymerase sigma factor: MMWAVVGAESDVDDARLTAAVADAQRGDEAAFRTVYRAVQPRLLAYARTLVGEADAEDVASETWLQIARDLGRFSGDADRFRGWSATIARNRALDHVRRLGRRPLIGGDETVLLGVAGRADTAGEALEALATDRAMALIAQLPQDQAEAVVLRAVVGLDAKGAAEVLGKRPGAVRTAAHRGLRRLAELLRSPAASSDGVTFACAPTQKDVR, translated from the coding sequence ATGATGTGGGCCGTGGTGGGGGCGGAGAGCGATGTGGACGATGCCCGGCTGACGGCTGCGGTGGCCGACGCGCAACGCGGCGACGAGGCGGCCTTCCGTACCGTCTACCGCGCTGTCCAGCCCCGCCTGCTGGCCTATGCGCGCACCCTGGTCGGGGAGGCGGACGCCGAGGACGTCGCCTCCGAGACCTGGTTGCAGATCGCCCGGGACCTCGGCAGGTTCAGCGGGGACGCGGACCGGTTCCGCGGTTGGTCGGCCACCATCGCGCGCAACCGTGCCCTCGACCACGTCCGGCGGCTCGGCCGGCGACCGCTGATCGGCGGCGACGAGACCGTGCTGCTGGGCGTCGCGGGGCGCGCGGACACCGCCGGGGAGGCGCTGGAGGCGCTCGCCACCGACCGGGCCATGGCGCTCATCGCCCAGTTGCCGCAGGACCAGGCCGAGGCCGTGGTGCTGCGCGCGGTCGTCGGGCTGGACGCCAAGGGCGCGGCCGAGGTGCTGGGCAAGCGGCCGGGCGCGGTGCGTACCGCCGCCCACCGGGGGCTGCGGCGGCTGGCGGAACTGCTGCGTTCCCCGGCCGCGTCATCGGACGGTGTGACGTTTGCGTGCGCGCCGACGCAGAAGGACGTGAGATGA
- a CDS encoding acyl-CoA mutase large subunit family protein: MGRESGGKRVSESGLPVEPVYGPEDLADWDPVAKLGEPGGYPFTRGVYPTMYTGRPWTMRQYAGFGTASESNARYKQLIANGTMGLSVAFDLPTQMGHDSDAPIAHGEVGKVGVAIDSVDDMRVLFDGIPLDKVSTSMTINAPAALLLLLYQLVAEEQGVPADKLTGTIQNDVLKEYIARGTYIFPPKPSLRLIADIFAYCKAEIPKWNTISISGYHMAEAGASPAQEIAFTLADGIEYVRTAIAAGMDVDDFAPRLSFFFVARTTILEEVAKFRAARRIWARVMREEFGAKNPKSQMLRFHTQTAGVQLTAQQPEVNLVRVAIQGLGAVLGGTQSLHTNSFDEAIALPTEKSARLALRTQQVLAYETDVTATVDPFAGSYVIEKMTDELEEAAVALMRKVEEYGGAVDAIEHGFQKNEIERNAYRIAQETDAGERVVVGVNRFKLDEEEPYEPLRVDPAIEAQQAERLAKLRADRDQAAVDAALTALRQAASGSDNVLYPMREALRARATVGEVCNTLRDVWGAYVPADAF, translated from the coding sequence ATGGGGCGCGAGTCGGGCGGCAAGCGGGTGAGCGAGTCCGGGCTGCCGGTCGAACCGGTCTACGGTCCTGAGGATCTGGCGGACTGGGACCCGGTGGCCAAGCTCGGGGAGCCGGGCGGCTATCCGTTCACCCGGGGCGTGTACCCCACGATGTACACCGGCCGGCCGTGGACCATGCGGCAGTACGCCGGGTTCGGCACGGCGAGCGAGTCCAACGCGCGGTACAAGCAGCTGATCGCCAACGGCACGATGGGCCTCTCGGTGGCGTTCGACCTGCCGACGCAGATGGGGCACGACTCGGACGCCCCGATCGCGCACGGCGAGGTCGGCAAGGTGGGCGTGGCGATCGACTCCGTCGACGACATGCGGGTGCTCTTCGACGGGATCCCGCTCGACAAGGTCTCCACGTCGATGACGATCAACGCCCCGGCCGCGCTGCTCCTCCTGCTCTACCAACTGGTCGCCGAGGAGCAGGGGGTGCCGGCCGACAAGCTCACCGGCACGATCCAGAACGACGTGCTCAAGGAGTACATCGCCCGCGGCACCTACATCTTCCCGCCCAAGCCCAGTCTGCGGCTGATCGCGGACATCTTCGCCTACTGCAAGGCGGAGATCCCCAAGTGGAACACGATCTCGATCTCCGGCTACCACATGGCCGAGGCGGGGGCGAGCCCGGCGCAGGAGATCGCGTTCACCCTCGCCGACGGCATCGAGTACGTGCGGACCGCGATCGCCGCCGGGATGGACGTGGACGACTTCGCGCCGCGGCTGTCGTTCTTCTTCGTGGCGCGGACCACGATCCTGGAGGAGGTCGCCAAGTTCCGCGCGGCCCGGCGGATCTGGGCCCGGGTGATGCGCGAGGAGTTCGGGGCGAAGAACCCCAAGTCGCAGATGCTGCGGTTCCACACCCAGACCGCCGGCGTCCAACTGACCGCCCAACAGCCCGAGGTGAACCTGGTGCGGGTGGCCATACAGGGTCTGGGCGCGGTACTCGGCGGCACCCAGTCGCTGCACACCAACTCCTTCGACGAGGCGATCGCCCTGCCGACCGAGAAGTCGGCGCGGCTGGCGCTCCGTACGCAGCAGGTGCTGGCGTACGAGACCGACGTGACCGCCACCGTCGACCCGTTCGCCGGCTCCTACGTCATCGAGAAGATGACCGACGAACTGGAGGAGGCCGCGGTCGCCCTGATGCGCAAGGTCGAGGAGTACGGGGGCGCCGTCGACGCCATCGAACACGGCTTCCAGAAGAACGAGATCGAGCGCAACGCCTACCGCATCGCCCAGGAGACCGACGCCGGCGAGCGGGTGGTCGTCGGCGTCAACCGGTTCAAGCTGGACGAGGAGGAGCCCTACGAACCGCTCCGCGTCGATCCGGCGATCGAGGCCCAGCAGGCCGAACGCCTCGCCAAGCTGCGCGCCGACCGCGACCAGGCCGCGGTGGACGCCGCGCTCACCGCCCTGCGCCAGGCCGCCTCGGGCAGCGACAACGTGCTCTATCCGATGCGGGAAGCGCTCCGCGCCCGCGCCACCGTGGGCGAGGTCTGCAACACCCTCCGCGACGTCTGGGGCGCCTACGTCCCCGCCGACGCGTTCTGA
- a CDS encoding FAD-dependent monooxygenase has protein sequence MTVTNSTDTEVLIVGAGPTGLTLACDLARRGVAHRLVERAGRLFPGSRGKGLQPRTQEVFDDLGIVDAVHAAGGPYPRMAKWEGGVRVTEWDFMEAVPPSPHVPHGLPWMVPQWRTQEILHDRLRELGGSVEFGTALTALRQEPDGVVATLTGPDGATGTVRAAYLVAADGGRSTVRHALGIGMTGESVDPSPVLVADVRVEGVPRDNWHVWPEADGGLAMLCPLAGTDTFQLVVRYERDGEHPDTSPQGVREALAARTHFSADQVTDVLWASDFRPRAALADRFRAGRVLLAGDAAHVHSPAGGQGLNTGVQDAYNLGWKLGLVLRHGVPDALLDSYQDERLPVAAGVLRISTRLHTAVRTTVGPASMRRDAETRQLGVGYRGGPLSREHRTGLPDDALHAGDRAPDAHGHTTDGRPLRLFDAFRGPHFTLLAVGTEQPPPALDPALAHLCHADGDEIRTAYGTGFFLVRPDGYVSAAADTPAPVADAFAELLGRAPVRVSG, from the coding sequence ATGACGGTCACGAACAGCACGGACACCGAGGTCCTCATCGTCGGAGCGGGGCCCACCGGGCTCACGCTCGCCTGCGACCTCGCCCGCCGCGGGGTCGCCCACCGGCTGGTCGAGCGGGCCGGCCGGCTCTTCCCCGGCTCCCGGGGCAAGGGGTTGCAGCCGCGTACCCAGGAGGTCTTCGACGACCTCGGGATCGTCGACGCCGTCCACGCGGCCGGCGGCCCCTACCCGCGGATGGCCAAGTGGGAAGGGGGCGTCCGGGTCACCGAGTGGGACTTCATGGAGGCCGTGCCGCCCAGCCCGCACGTCCCCCACGGCCTGCCCTGGATGGTGCCGCAGTGGCGCACCCAGGAGATCCTCCACGACCGCCTGCGCGAGCTGGGCGGATCCGTGGAGTTCGGCACCGCCCTGACCGCCCTGCGTCAGGAGCCGGACGGCGTCGTGGCCACCCTCACCGGCCCCGACGGCGCCACCGGCACGGTCCGCGCCGCCTATCTCGTGGCCGCCGACGGCGGTCGCAGCACCGTGCGCCACGCGCTGGGCATCGGCATGACCGGCGAGAGCGTCGACCCCAGCCCCGTGCTCGTGGCCGACGTCCGCGTCGAGGGCGTCCCCCGCGACAACTGGCACGTGTGGCCCGAGGCCGACGGCGGCCTGGCGATGCTCTGCCCGCTGGCCGGGACCGACACCTTCCAGCTGGTGGTGCGGTACGAACGCGACGGGGAACACCCCGACACCTCCCCGCAGGGGGTCCGCGAGGCGCTCGCCGCCCGCACCCACTTCTCCGCGGACCAGGTCACCGACGTTCTGTGGGCCTCCGACTTCCGCCCCCGCGCCGCGCTCGCCGACCGCTTCCGGGCCGGCCGCGTGCTGCTCGCCGGGGACGCCGCCCACGTCCACTCCCCGGCCGGCGGCCAAGGGCTCAACACCGGTGTCCAGGACGCCTACAACCTCGGCTGGAAGCTCGGCCTGGTGCTGCGCCACGGCGTCCCCGACGCGCTGCTCGACAGCTACCAGGACGAACGGCTGCCGGTCGCCGCCGGAGTTCTGCGCATCAGCACCCGGCTGCACACCGCGGTACGCACCACCGTCGGCCCCGCGTCGATGCGCCGCGACGCGGAGACCCGCCAACTCGGCGTCGGCTACCGCGGCGGCCCACTGAGCCGTGAACACCGCACCGGGCTCCCCGACGACGCCCTGCACGCCGGCGACCGCGCCCCCGACGCCCACGGCCACACCACCGACGGCCGCCCGCTGCGCCTCTTCGACGCCTTCCGCGGCCCCCACTTCACCCTCCTCGCCGTGGGCACCGAGCAACCGCCGCCCGCCCTCGACCCCGCCCTGGCCCACCTCTGCCACGCCGACGGCGACGAGATACGCACCGCCTACGGCACCGGCTTCTTCCTCGTCCGCCCCGACGGCTACGTCTCCGCCGCCGCCGACACCCCGGCCCCGGTGGCGGACGCCTTCGCCGAGTTGCTGGGGCGCGCGCCGGTGAGGGTGTCCGGGTAA
- a CDS encoding TetR/AcrR family transcriptional regulator C-terminal domain-containing protein codes for MVTRLDRLTVVETALRLLNETGLEGLTLRRIATELDVKAPALYWHFAGKQALLDEMATRIFQGIMDAVQSADDWPGSARWQDLLAEAMRALRGTLLSYRDGAKVFSGTRYTGTEYAGPLDRMLGALVERGFTVRTAGRAWFTAYAYTIGFVIEEQAVMPLPGERDPFYDIGERAARLADYPYVAAVGTELFDDYDSGYEAGLAVTIAGIEARLAPGAVTERPTGTV; via the coding sequence GTGGTGACGCGACTTGACCGACTGACCGTGGTGGAGACCGCGCTGCGGCTGCTCAACGAGACGGGCCTGGAGGGGCTGACGCTCCGTCGGATCGCGACCGAGCTGGACGTCAAGGCCCCCGCCCTCTACTGGCACTTCGCCGGCAAGCAGGCCCTGCTCGACGAGATGGCCACCCGGATCTTCCAGGGGATCATGGACGCCGTGCAGTCGGCGGACGACTGGCCCGGATCGGCCCGGTGGCAGGACCTGCTGGCCGAGGCGATGCGGGCGCTGCGAGGCACGCTGCTCTCCTACCGGGACGGTGCCAAGGTGTTCAGCGGCACCCGGTACACCGGCACCGAGTACGCCGGCCCGCTGGACCGGATGCTCGGCGCCCTGGTGGAGCGGGGGTTCACGGTGCGCACGGCCGGGCGCGCCTGGTTCACCGCCTACGCCTACACCATCGGCTTCGTGATCGAGGAGCAGGCCGTGATGCCGCTGCCCGGAGAACGCGACCCGTTCTACGACATCGGCGAGCGCGCCGCACGGCTGGCGGACTACCCGTACGTCGCCGCCGTGGGCACGGAGCTCTTCGACGACTACGACAGCGGCTACGAGGCCGGACTGGCCGTCACCATAGCCGGGATCGAGGCCAGGCTGGCCCCGGGCGCCGTCACGGAACGGCCGACAGGGACCGTCTGA
- a CDS encoding acyltransferase family protein, translating to MTAAPVAALADGTAPRRTAPGRPARLRALDGLRLVAALAVCGYHYAGRGGDIARAWGASPSRLFPGLAGPASYGCLGVQLFFVISGFVICMSGWGRGPRAFAASRAARLLPAYWAAVLLVTAVFALPWVAYHPVSPSDLLTNLTMLQMPVGAHRVLGVCWTLWAEARFYLLFALCVLWRGGGATRGRVMVFCVLWTAGAVLADASHDALLRQVLMPEYAPFFVGGMGLYLVYRFGHHAAGWAVVAAGWLLGQHYAVRELVQPAHAAAFHHRSQLAVIALVTLAFAAVAAVTLTPLARVQVRGLTFAGALTYPFYLVHEHLGWVVVRLLHHGLRLPAPVVLAVTVAVMLLLAWVLHVVVERPSAPRLRRSLSAVP from the coding sequence GTGACCGCGGCACCGGTGGCCGCCCTCGCCGACGGCACGGCACCACGACGGACGGCGCCGGGCCGCCCCGCCCGGCTGCGGGCGCTGGACGGGCTGCGGCTGGTGGCCGCGCTGGCGGTCTGCGGCTACCACTACGCCGGGCGCGGCGGGGACATCGCCCGGGCCTGGGGCGCCTCCCCCTCCCGGCTGTTCCCGGGACTTGCGGGTCCGGCCTCCTACGGGTGTCTCGGGGTCCAACTCTTCTTCGTCATCAGCGGGTTCGTGATCTGCATGAGCGGCTGGGGCCGTGGGCCGCGGGCGTTCGCCGCGTCCCGGGCGGCCCGGTTGCTGCCCGCCTACTGGGCCGCGGTGCTCCTGGTCACCGCGGTCTTCGCGTTGCCGTGGGTGGCCTACCATCCGGTGTCGCCCAGTGACCTCCTCACTAATCTGACGATGCTCCAGATGCCGGTGGGCGCCCACCGGGTGCTCGGGGTGTGCTGGACGCTGTGGGCGGAGGCACGCTTCTACCTGCTGTTCGCGTTGTGTGTGCTGTGGCGCGGCGGCGGGGCGACGCGGGGCCGAGTGATGGTGTTCTGCGTGCTGTGGACGGCGGGCGCGGTGCTGGCGGACGCCTCCCACGACGCGTTGCTGCGCCAGGTGCTGATGCCTGAGTACGCTCCCTTCTTCGTCGGCGGGATGGGCCTGTATCTGGTGTACCGCTTCGGCCACCACGCGGCCGGGTGGGCCGTGGTCGCCGCCGGCTGGCTGCTGGGCCAGCACTACGCGGTGCGTGAGCTGGTGCAGCCGGCCCACGCCGCCGCCTTCCACCACCGCTCCCAGCTCGCCGTGATCGCCCTGGTGACCCTGGCCTTCGCCGCGGTGGCCGCGGTCACCCTGACCCCGCTGGCCCGGGTCCAGGTGCGCGGGCTGACCTTCGCGGGTGCGCTGACCTACCCGTTCTACCTGGTGCACGAGCATCTGGGCTGGGTGGTGGTGCGTCTGCTCCACCACGGGCTGCGGCTGCCGGCGCCGGTGGTGCTGGCGGTGACGGTCGCCGTGATGCTGCTGCTGGCCTGGGTGCTGCACGTGGTGGTGGAGCGCCCGTCGGCCCCTCGGCTCAGACGGTCCCTGTCGGCCGTTCCGTGA
- a CDS encoding polysialyltransferase family glycosyltransferase, translated as MARTQILLASTLYGVATLAAALDAGCLPAADRRLLVVSNNAAVPETTPGPDAAPGFGALRDRFDQVVSWNGAVFPFHPGGWSPRPEDVPLWERHLRSLWDLGADEVSLVVESIQVEPALALVRLFPDAPVEVYADGLMSYGPTRNKLDPLVATRIRALLHLDLVPGLTPLLLTEYGVPPVVVPSEAFSAVLSQLAAAAPPSGVPTGAALLLGQYLSALGILTAREEEHLHLRMLRGVAARGHRTVVFKPHPSAPAHWTRPLEKEAAELGVELRVVDTPVLAEVLFTATRPELVAGCFSTALMTASSLFGLPVARTGTAALLERLTPYQNSNRVPVTLVDALLPPLDDADGAAYPPPGTAGLVSLVRAVGYCMQPSALPGLRDDAVSCLAACPPPLRARYFKRRRLASLALPGGVPARLAFLPRNALARRLVRRARAIRRRVRPA; from the coding sequence ATGGCCCGCACCCAGATCCTGCTCGCCTCGACGCTCTACGGGGTGGCGACGCTCGCCGCCGCGCTGGACGCGGGGTGCCTGCCGGCCGCCGACCGCCGGCTGCTGGTGGTCAGCAACAACGCGGCGGTGCCGGAGACCACGCCGGGCCCGGACGCCGCCCCGGGTTTCGGCGCGCTGCGGGACCGCTTCGACCAGGTGGTCTCGTGGAACGGGGCGGTCTTCCCGTTCCATCCGGGCGGCTGGTCGCCGCGCCCGGAGGACGTGCCGTTGTGGGAACGCCATCTGCGCTCGCTGTGGGACCTCGGCGCCGACGAGGTGTCGCTGGTGGTGGAGTCGATCCAGGTGGAGCCGGCGCTGGCGCTGGTGCGGCTCTTCCCCGACGCGCCGGTGGAGGTCTACGCGGACGGGCTGATGAGTTACGGCCCGACCCGCAACAAGCTCGATCCGCTGGTGGCCACCCGGATCCGTGCCCTGCTCCACCTCGACCTGGTGCCGGGGCTGACCCCGTTGCTGCTGACCGAGTACGGGGTGCCGCCGGTGGTGGTGCCGTCCGAGGCGTTCTCGGCGGTGCTCTCCCAACTGGCCGCCGCGGCGCCGCCCTCCGGCGTTCCGACGGGCGCCGCGCTGCTGCTGGGCCAGTACCTGTCCGCGCTGGGCATCCTCACCGCGCGGGAGGAGGAACACCTCCACCTGCGGATGCTGCGCGGCGTGGCGGCACGCGGCCACCGCACCGTGGTCTTCAAGCCGCACCCGTCGGCCCCGGCGCACTGGACGCGCCCGCTGGAGAAGGAGGCCGCCGAACTCGGCGTCGAGCTACGGGTGGTGGACACCCCGGTGCTCGCCGAGGTGCTCTTCACCGCCACCCGCCCGGAACTGGTGGCCGGCTGCTTCTCCACCGCGCTGATGACCGCCTCCTCCCTCTTCGGCCTGCCGGTCGCCCGCACCGGCACCGCCGCGCTGCTGGAACGGCTGACGCCGTACCAGAACAGCAACCGCGTCCCGGTGACCCTGGTGGACGCGCTGCTGCCGCCGCTGGACGACGCGGACGGCGCCGCGTACCCGCCGCCGGGCACCGCCGGACTGGTCTCGCTGGTGCGGGCGGTCGGCTACTGCATGCAGCCGTCGGCCCTCCCGGGGCTGCGGGACGACGCGGTGAGCTGCCTGGCCGCGTGTCCGCCGCCGTTGCGGGCCCGGTACTTCAAGCGCCGCCGGCTGGCATCGCTGGCGTTGCCCGGTGGCGTCCCGGCGCGGCTGGCGTTCCTGCCACGCAACGCCCTCGCGCGCCGGCTGGTGCGCCGGGCGCGGGCGATCCGGCGCCGGGTGAGGCCGGCGTGA
- a CDS encoding glycosyltransferase family 2 protein — protein sequence MVKLSVIVPFYNVQEFAQDMLRSLALNARSDFEFVLVDDCSTDRTPEILEHAALGGGLPGARLIRHRANAGLATARNSGLDAAEGEYLAFLDGDDWLAPGYLPRLLAAIERLGCDFVRTDHVQATGRERVVHRVPHGLRNVVLPPRAAILPADRATCVDYPYAWAGMYHRRLKEAGLLHFTDGLRTAEDRPWIWRLHREADSFAVLGLLGVFYRRGVATSLTQIGDVRQLDFIRAFDQVLADTAADPRADELLPKAVRTYCAIISHHLAGQDRFQPHVARRLRSSSARALRRMPQDLVDSALDAMDLERAAVLRRLRRPAPLRGPAVFGRVPRPGAAARTAGAAV from the coding sequence GTGGTCAAGCTCTCCGTCATCGTGCCGTTCTACAACGTGCAGGAATTCGCTCAGGACATGCTGCGAAGTCTGGCCCTGAATGCGCGTTCGGATTTTGAATTCGTGCTGGTGGACGACTGTTCCACCGACCGGACGCCGGAGATCCTGGAGCACGCGGCGCTCGGCGGCGGGCTGCCCGGGGCGCGGCTGATCCGGCACCGGGCCAACGCGGGGCTGGCGACCGCGCGCAACAGCGGTCTGGACGCCGCCGAGGGCGAGTACCTGGCGTTCCTGGACGGGGACGACTGGCTGGCCCCGGGATATCTGCCCCGGCTGCTGGCGGCGATCGAGCGGCTGGGGTGCGACTTCGTGCGCACCGACCACGTCCAGGCTACCGGCCGGGAACGGGTGGTGCACCGGGTGCCGCACGGGCTGCGGAACGTGGTGCTCCCGCCGCGTGCGGCGATCCTCCCGGCCGACCGGGCCACCTGCGTGGACTATCCGTACGCCTGGGCGGGGATGTACCACCGCAGGCTCAAGGAGGCCGGGCTGCTGCACTTCACCGACGGGCTGCGGACCGCGGAGGACCGGCCGTGGATCTGGCGGCTGCACCGGGAGGCGGACTCCTTCGCCGTGCTGGGGCTGCTGGGCGTCTTCTACCGGCGCGGGGTGGCGACCTCGCTGACCCAGATCGGCGACGTGCGCCAGCTCGACTTCATCCGCGCCTTCGACCAGGTGCTCGCCGACACCGCCGCCGATCCGCGCGCCGACGAGCTGCTGCCGAAGGCGGTGCGCACCTACTGCGCGATCATCTCCCACCATCTGGCCGGCCAGGACCGCTTCCAGCCCCATGTGGCGCGCCGGCTGCGGTCGTCGAGCGCGCGGGCGCTGCGCCGGATGCCGCAGGACCTGGTGGACTCGGCGCTGGACGCGATGGACCTGGAACGGGCGGCGGTGCTGCGCCGGTTGCGCCGTCCGGCGCCGCTGCGCGGGCCGGCGGTCTTCGGGCGGGTGCCCCGTCCCGGCGCCGCGGCCCGCACCGCGGGGGCGGCCGTCTGA